The Tubulanus polymorphus chromosome 3, tnTubPoly1.2, whole genome shotgun sequence nucleotide sequence CGCCATTCCATTTGCCATCTCGACGGCGAACAACTCCTTCTGTACGAGCTCGTGACAGAATCGAGATCCGAACTCTTTGCTGGCCTGTAGGTGGCGCTGTAGATTTTTCCACATGTTTTCGCCCGGTGACGACTTATGCTTGTCATCACTTACGGCGAGCATCGCTAGTCCGGGCAACTTTGAGTAGAAGATTTTCGCCAACACGACATTACCAGGACCCTAATAAACATATTGAACACTTATGTAAAGATCCCAAAGTACAGAATGATAGCACTGGTGCAAAGTTTCTTAACCAGTGTTACTAGTCAGCGGTCAGTTTCTAAAAGACCAGAGTCCAGTTTCATAGTTCCGATTTgcctcagagttaactcattgaatatgaactaactttaactcagtgttaactctaactcgcaactgtggaactgggtccagtgtTTTCCATGATAAATAGTAATGTCGCAATCAATTTATTTGAGACAATCATTTGGACGCAATGTTAATAACTCTTTCAGTGTTGACCAATTCTTTCCATAGAGTGCaggagataatttgaacattttggaAAATCCCCTCCCCTCCAGTGGTAAGGTTCTAATTCTCTCTAGTCAAACTCAGGACTAAGGAACTGACCCTGGTAATTTAGTAACTGGTGAACATGACTTGTTAAGACTGCTTAACTTACAACAACCTTTCAATAACTGATCCCTGTACTGTGGTATATAAACCCTGATTAACATTCATACCCTTTAAAGAATTCATAAACAGTAAACTTTGCCTAAGTCCGaatatttcgatgtttttaaAACATTACTTGTAGACGTTCATTTAATTTGTCCATTACAGAAATAAACTCTCAAATCATAGTTTTAGGAAAATGCTGGAAATCCGACTTATTCAAAGCAGAGGATTTTCCTGGTTCATGACTTACGAGTTCTGAATATCCTCGACAAGTTTCACTCGCCGTAAACGGTAACAGCCTCATGTAATCTTTCTCTAAAATTCTCCTCGTCGAAGCAAAAGTCGATGCTGTGTTTATATTAAGAATAGAAAGTGCATCGAAtaagaaattttcatttcgtGATCAAAGGGCAACTTAAAAATGAGataaggacccagttccacagttgtgagttaagattcaactgagagttaactcattgaaatttcaactaaagagttaactgtaactcacaactgcggaactgggtccagtagcCAGTTCTAAGTATGTTCAATACCAACTAGATGTTCCACGTTTTTGTTTAAAAGTGATTGAAATTATCCTGATTAAGAAAACTAGACACTGAAAGATCCACTTGGTTTCCCCAGCCCGGAAAAGCAAATGTATATTATTTACCGATCAGAAATTCCTTTAAAACAACCAAAATTTCCGGGCTAGTCGGCGTTCGAAAAATATGTTCCATTATCTGAAAACGTGAACGGATGGAGATAGAAAATGGAGAATTTCGTGGAAACGATTTCAAAGAAGCGCGAACTTCATCTTCATACCCGTTTGAAGAACGCGATGTCGCGACAGTGGATAGTCGCGTAATGTTGAACGGCCAGTTTCATCGATGGAGACAATTGATCTTGTTCGAGGCGATTCATCATTTTCTCGCGAtcgaaattaactttgtagAAATTCTGCGTTTCCAAGTCGTACCACCAATTACCTGAATGTGTAGatcttatttcaaaaacatctcAATATTTAGACTGAGAATCGATTGAAGCTCAGCTATACGTGAAGGAAGCATTaccatatattcatacataaaATCAGTGGACATCCTTTACTAAACAAATCCTAAATGAGATTTTAGAATATCCTCTTTGAATATcacattttttaaaactagttcTAGTAATCTTTCTCTTAGGTTATGAAGTCTGACTTGTCTGAGGGGTTAAGTTCCTCTTGGTTTATCAAATCAACTGACGGTTCAATCAACCTTAGCATTGAAATCAAGACTGGTCCATAAAATCTTTACTCAACAaccatatacatgtagtttgaTTAACCTCAACAaccatatacatgtagtttgaTTGACCCTAGGGTTAGAGGTATCAACGGGTGTAAACCAGGCCCAGTTTAAATTTTGGGATTTTACCTGATCCGACTCGATCCGACGTAACTGTTACCAAAATAGAATTCGTCTTCAGCGGAGGTAAAATTGTTTGAtctgaaaatcagaaaaactgatttaggcaatttattgcaatttaggCAATGACCAATGACAACTTAGAGCCCTTAACAATTTCATGGCCTGAAGGTATTTTAGTTAACTGTCCAAGTgagaacaattaaaaaagcTTCTCTGATGAAACTTTTAAGGGTTATCGGGTTAGAACTAGATTTGGTTCACGCACGGAGGTACCCCTGGTACATCAGCGAACTGACCAATGAGAACTTAGAACATTTTAACAATCCCAGTTTGATTGGCCAGTATATAATTGCATTTTAGTAAACTGACCAATGAGAACTAAGAACACTTAAAAAACCCATTTTGATAGACCATTGTGGATATAATGGAGTTCCAGCAAACTGACCAATCAGAACTTAGAACATTTGAACTACTAGTAAAGCAACCCATCAGTGAGACATTACCGTGGCTGATAATGTGATGACATGGTTCCAATTCGATGCCGACATTCAGTAAATGAGTAAAGTGTCCCGGACAATAGACAAGTAAATAATCATCTGAAACAAGTGAAATAAGTggttataatatatattatgacaaagtattcaaatttcaaaattttgatcaATATCAGAAAGGACATAATAAGAcattaatcatttcaaaacgaAATCATAAATTCTTAGGAGTTTCCatttgggatcattcatttattacgtaagcataaaatttgaatttttcaaccccccttcCCCTTCTGTatgcaaaatcggccattttttcacagcattaagcattacagtacgcaattgacccctccccccttctctaatgcgtacgtaataaatgaatgacccctcaCAAATCATTATGAAAGGAGTAActaaaaaatatatcaatttagAAGACTGAAAAGAGATTTTTTGATAATCGCACTTCACTTACTTAGCCACGAAAAAACGAGCCTTGTTCCCTTTGACGACTTTGGTACGTTTGGTAAAACACAACGAATTGTTTTCTCTGTACAAAACAAAACATCTAAAACAGTTACAAGTCTAAACATGACTCGGCAAGGATTCAAActtgatgaaaaagaaaaccctTCCTGAATGGACCCAGTATTGCAATGATTTCATTATAcaatgtaaatatatttaGCTAGGGTTATTAAATTCAAGCAAAAAAGACCAGCTGCAATGGGTAAAACTGAAACCCATCTCTGAGGTTTTCGAGGAGAGAAGATGGTGCTGGGAAGAGGCATTCTCAACAAGCCCGCTGATGCCCTCCCAAGAGGCGCTCTCCCATGGAGAGGTCAGCCCTCTAGAAATATCTGAAAGCATTCCATGACCTGAGAACTGGAAGAAAAAGATCGGACACGGGAAACAGCCTGAAGGAAGGCAACTGATCAACATGTCAGGAGGACCCTAGCTGTAGCTCCATGTGCCAGCTAGGGTGGTCCTAAGGTATTCATCTACATCTATATCTACATAGGTACGTCACTCTGTCACGACTTGATAATCCTGATATCCGATACCAATTGATATCTGGTATTCATGAATCTATACAATTAGCAATCAGATTGTCACAGCACAAACATGGACACAGGCACTACTGAGACAGACAGGCAGGCAGAGTGTAAAATGTGAGCTACAGTGACAAATTTAAGGCTGCCAAGTCATCCATATTTACCATTATgcaacatcaatacactgtaTTGCGCAATGTCCTCTTGTTTATTGTTGTTGCCAGCAGCCGACTGACCCACCGTTGAAACACTTGATGGTCGCCGCTGAAAGAACGCTTCGTTAAATCAGTAACAATTTTTTAGAAATGTGCTTACAACCAGTCTCAAAACCTTAGCACGCACCTTTCCAAGTGATTTCGGTTGATCGTCACAAGGGGGGTGTTCGTAACAAACGCAAAATGTTCCATTCGGCTGTGTTAGTACTTGcatattgaagaaaatatcTGTAACAAACGGAGGTAGATTTCATCTAAAAAGTTTACCGATGGAAACTGCCCATTTAAACTCAGATTCTCagaaccctttcagtgctgactaaaaATACCCGAAACTGCTggatataatttgaaaatttgaaaaataaatttcaccCAGTGTCGAATAACGGGCATACCGCtttagtgtgtctacaccacagtgcggtgtatcgctAGTGAATAATATTGCACTATGTTTgacatctttcaatagagttAAAAACTAACTACTATTACCATCAATACACTgcgatgcggtgtactagaAAAGTCGACCAGCAGTTTATACAttgcactgtggtgtagatggACTTAAAAGGCTAAGCTTTCAGTACATACCAGGTGTATAGTTAGCAGGGGCACAATCCTCATAGGCCACTCTTGAATAGGAGCGTTGGCTGTATACTGGCAAATTCAACGATACCTCAAactagagaaaaaaaaattaactgtAAACCCATTCATCTCTACTTATGACAGTCAAAGCAGTAAACCTAATGCTGGTATCAATCTGAGTctggaatttcagaaagacAATCTGACTATACCTCCAATTTACTATCATTCCTGATTGACCCAATCGAGCCAAGTCTTTCAGGACAGGTTTTTGACGACAGTCATAATCCGTCACTCACCACTGGAAAGTAGTTCGTAGCCGTACAACCGAACTGATAGCACGTCAGATAATAAGGGGGCGGAGTTTCGTCGTCGTAGCAGACGGACGATCGACGCAATCGTTTCTGTACGACGTATAACTGTTGATTCACGGTGTCCCACTGAGCCCACAGAAATTTCTTCAACATTTGCTCGCGGCGAGGTTGGTCGCACATGATCTGAAACAACGcgatgaatgatgaataaatatttgatcTTAGCTAGAAGTCAGTATCCGATATGAAGAGCTAGATCCAGTTCTTCATtagtgtgggtttaatttggacccagttccatagtagCATGGGTTTGATATGAATGTGAATCCAGTTACTCAGTTGTAATTGTTTAATTTTACtgttgatccagttccacagctgagTGGGTTTAATCTGACTCTGCACTCAGTCACATGTGGCTTTAGTTCAGACtctggatccaattccacagttgtgtcgATTCAATCAGTGGCAATTGGTCTCCAGTAGTCAGAGGCAAATGTTAGCCAATCGCGATCGTAAAATTACACATTGCAAAACACCTCAGAATTTGCGAAATTCAAACGTACCAATCGGCCTTCTCCTGCTCGAGCCATCGGAAAATGATATAAACCAACCGCTGAAAGTAAATTATAATAAACCTTTCGATTTTTACTATGACGGTTTGACACTCTGGTCTTTATTTGCGACACATTGCAAATTTCTACCTCTTCTCATCCTACCTctgcagggatttgaaccagaTGGCACCTAGCCATGGCAAGAAACCCTGGTGGTTATCAGTgttagtcgactatttgcGAATTAAATCAAACTGAATATCAGTTAGTCAGAACTTACAGTACAAAAAAAGTGAACCACACAattgagcacggtcgctgtagttcggaccactagtcgactaactaGAAAACTGAACTTCGCCCTGCTTGATTAGCCCCAGTGTACAGGTACAGCGCGCAGATTGCCTGTTGTTTAATAATCACCGAAGCAAATTCATGGAAAGCCAtctgtgaaataaataacCCAGGTTAAAATAAGAGATTTCTGATAATTACATCATGGCTAAGTGCGCATGTACCAATGCGCTGGGCTAATCAGACAGGGTTTCGTGCCAGGCCGAGTCTCGCGATTACATCAGTTCGAAACCGTGCTGAAGGAGGATGACCACTTCTAGAATCGTAAGATTcatacgcctgatgatggctaagtTTTTTTAGCTGAAACGTcgctcaaatatatatatatatatatatatatatatatatatatatatatatatatatatatatatatatatatatatatatatatatatatcatttcactttGCATTTTTGGCTTAATCAATGTGGGATTTGTCgcttttattcatcaaacgcggatattgtgtatcttatCGACTCATTACTTCTAGACTTACAATCTTTATGTAACAGCATGAGCATCCGTGATTCGCGTTCGGCGACGTCGTTATAACCAGTTTTCTGTCGGTCGTACAGGAAGTTCAGCTGAATGTGATTGATGCTCTCGATGTTCAACGAGAACATACGATTCTGAGGAATGATCTCGGCGACGTAACCTTTATAGACGTTCTCGTCTAAAACCAGAAATAAACGAGAGATTCTAACGAATCGGGGTCGatacagatcggtcattctGGGACGTAcagatttttcatgaaaattccAAATTTCGAAGAAGTGTCCGCATCACTCCTGACTCCAGACTCCTGGTATATCAATACTGTTTATCTCCATAAACCGTTATTTCCATTGTTTTCTAAGTAAATTTCTATCCTTTTCACTACCGGCACTTGGTTTTTAATCGGGGTACCCGTagcgctactgtggcaatcgaggattccacttatggcaggcgaggatccaccaggttcgctagtggttaccgcgcttcaatttcttctacatttcaatttttctgattagtaaaatcaatttctaataaaactaTACCGTAAACTCATTTGGAAAGTCAATGTTATATCTATTCGATGACTTATTTGACAACATTTTGATTTGGGAgcctaaaaatccagttcaaagttcattgaacTTATTTTCACTACATATAACTGAGTGTATTGTAGCGCCTTCTGGTTTGTGCCCATACCACTTTTACCGCTTAATTGGTTAAAATTATAGTTCCAAGCTAAAGTTCAAAGTTGTTAACAACTTCGAACCTAAAAACATAAGTCCAACtctatttatttgtttattgttCAAAATTGCAGGAGTCTTTAAGGAGTTTTGGGCAGTCTTATATCTATTCgatgacttgtttgatttggatttggaagcctaaaaatctagttcaaatttcatcgaaaactcATTTTCATTACAAATAGCTTTTTGTATTGCATTTATCTGGTATTTTCACAAATAGCCTCGTGTATCGTTGCGCCCTCTGgtgggttttattttcatattttaacaaAATCGTGCGCAAGAGAATTACAACGGAGTCCGATGAAGAATCCACGACTTACATTTGTTCTCTTTGTTACTTTTTCCTAAAGCGGGTATCGACTCCAGGCATGTGAAGGCTGTCGatggaaaaaaatacaaataaattcataagaaTTAAGGGATGAACGAGGACAAAACGTTGACGCACTTCAAATCAAAAACCCTCTATTTACGAACCAGCTCAGAAAAATATCTTACCTACTAACGTCCTCTCTTGATTGATGCTAGCATTGACGATATGTACGCACGTGTCATGGATAAAAATgaccttaaaaaaaaaaaacagcagaTCACGGACGGGttttaagttattagattatACATTATTGaacgaaaatgaagaaaaatcgAAGAAAGTTAAATCGGTCTTAGATCTCCTTAACTTTGAAATTGCTGCCCACGTAAGCAGCCTGACGTACCTTGCAAGCGGAACGCCTGAAGTCGGACACAGCCAGCTGCGTTATTTTTTCCGTGAACTaaacgaaataaaaacacCTTTTAGTTAGCCCACTTCTAGAATCTAATAACGTCAGTACGTATTTCTGGCAGCGTTTTGAACTTCATAATCGAATTGAGTTTCGGTACTTCTGCAACTGTTCGATTCATTGTCTGTTAGGAAGCAGGGGCCGATCTAGGAAGAGTACAGGAGATAAGTACCACTGCGTAGAAGGGGTCAAAAATCATcaatctatatttttcatacTTCAACCGAGACAATTTCATgatcgatttaaaaaaagcaCCCGATATCTCAGAATAAAGTAGGCTAAAAATAcatccaggacccagttccacagttgtgagttagagttaactttgagttaaagttagttcattttcgatgttttaacccagggtcaaatcttaactcagaactgtggaactgggtccagattattatttaacaaACTGGAAGTTACGGGGGATCTGCACTCTATCTACGTACGCGCATGCGTGAAGgaatagggttagggtaaggtgaggctttatataaaatcaaattaactCACTCAACCTCCAGTCGTGTGCTGTGGCGCAGTGGGTAAAGCGCTCTActactttttggttttgtttcgaatcccaatattatAAATCAGAATTTTACTCTATTGCGCATGCGCTAACTGTCCTCCATAACCGGAGCTGTCGCACTCCGTTTACGGACTCCGAGCCACAGGGttttatttaaaagacacaACAGCGTTCGTGTACTTACATTGCCATCGATGGGAACCGAATCCCAACTAAACAGAATTGTTCCATCTTTTTCGAAGCCAACAATACGAAAATTCTCCAAATTCGATCCTGATTCGAAGATAAGATAAAGAAAAACGCTATCGGGCTATCATGGCCATAGGGCAGGGGcacagggacttgacacaaaaggattttgaccccagtatcctaggtactatatacaaaaaaaaactttttttatatatatagtacctaggatactggggtcaaaatcctattgtgtcaagtccctgtggGCAGGGGTAGGCCTTAACTAACTCATGGATGGTTCTCCTCTGCTCTCTGACTCTCAGGACATGCAGAGGACCTCTCGACTCGTCTCAGAACAGAAGGTTTATTGGACCTGACCACATGAAGTCAAATCACGGTACTTACTGCCGTCAACTGAATTTTCAACGGCAAACGGTAATAAATCTGCATGGCAGTTTATCGCACATGACAAATCCAACATTATCGACACATCTGACAGTTTCAGCCGTTCACCAGCAGAATTTGCGGAAATGAATTCGGGTTTTCCCCAGACAAGTATTTCCGGGTTTAATTCGTATCGAGCAGGACactttcaattcaatacaattttattttattcaggAATATATCATACGGGCGTGAAGCAGTAGTTGAGTATAatgaaatctaagtgacgGATGCCTCGTCACAACCAATTATCTAGTACATAGAAgtgtaaataaagaaaacgtagGATTCGTAATCTTGTACGTTTTGGCGAGTctaaacagaaaatatcacCCAAAATATATATTGTCC carries:
- the LOC141901434 gene encoding protein pigeon-like → MLDLSCAINCHADLLPFAVENSVDGRSNLENFRIVGFEKDGTILFSWDSVPIDGNFTEKITQLAVSDFRRSACKVIFIHDTCVHIVNASINQERTLVAFTCLESIPALGKSNKENKYENVYKGYVAEIIPQNRMFSLNIESINHIQLNFLYDRQKTGYNDVAERESRMLMLLHKDSVGLYHFPMARAGEGRLIMCDQPRREQMLKKFLWAQWDTVNQQLYVVQKRLRRSSVCYDDETPPPYYLTCYQFGCTATNYFPVFEVSLNLPVYSQRSYSRVAYEDCAPANYTPDIFFNMQVLTQPNGTFCVCYEHPPCDDQPKSLGKRRPSSVSTVGQSAAGNNNKQEDIAQYSVLMLHNEKTIRCVLPNVPKSSKGTRLVFSWLNDYLLVYCPGHFTHLLNVGIELEPCHHIISHDQTILPPLKTNSILVTVTSDRVGSGNWWYDLETQNFYKVNFDREKMMNRLEQDQLSPSMKLAVQHYATIHCRDIAFFKRIMEHIFRTPTSPEILVVLKEFLIASTFASTRRILEKDYMRLLPFTASETCRGYSELGPGNVVLAKIFYSKLPGLAMLAVSDDKHKSSPGENMWKNLQRHLQASKEFGSRFCHELVQKELFAVEMANGMAWQQSKMKGSESSKKSSSGASYAPPGAPVENISIIRRITIKAKSKFSSSLPKVSPENLPISNVASSHSRPPSRTGIILGPMPSFLGPAYDPDPLEDSVASCCVDLVCQYLKKFKKTDSKEKAKKLAIEYVKCMMQQSSQLCHIIWSILRTEEENLPLSLKASIQETELFYVYERYYLATNELGFPTAPMFSTFFTSLGFRALDFRLFLHYVDMGVLQLTEEFMTRVIEELDDSLNPDNVRIKYQLITKLPQDCARECLLRWNHPISRRHLVQEMVSTKMSKDSFDPADFNPYRKKIRPNIDPVLQSTSSQDSNSSQESSASGLAFPPLNTFVEMLCKKDRGGKNDDGAMSRLDKTFIEQSALVFTRKAGYSDFHINL